Proteins encoded together in one Ferroglobus placidus DSM 10642 window:
- the cas4 gene encoding CRISPR-associated protein Cas4, protein MKQKVKLWVRDVEEFFFCPMVFYFSVVLGISKDEGYWAELGKEIQEEAEQVIAKSFEVQAKEFRLESEKLGVVGKADFVVKDGNFLAPLEVKYSSKLKPWWKYSAILYAIMLEEVIKKPVKRAFIYLTEANRIVSVEIRDEDRKFVVESVKNCHEILRGKQPKAKVSKSCENCDYKQMCLEFD, encoded by the coding sequence ATGAAACAAAAAGTAAAGCTGTGGGTCAGAGACGTCGAGGAGTTCTTCTTCTGCCCGATGGTTTTTTACTTTTCAGTCGTTCTCGGAATAAGCAAAGACGAAGGTTACTGGGCGGAGCTTGGAAAGGAAATTCAGGAAGAAGCCGAGCAAGTAATCGCGAAATCTTTTGAAGTTCAAGCGAAGGAGTTCAGACTTGAAAGCGAGAAACTCGGGGTGGTTGGAAAAGCGGATTTCGTTGTAAAGGATGGCAACTTTTTAGCCCCTCTTGAAGTCAAGTACAGTTCGAAGCTTAAGCCTTGGTGGAAGTACTCTGCAATTCTTTACGCAATAATGCTTGAGGAGGTAATTAAAAAGCCGGTGAAGAGAGCGTTTATCTACTTAACCGAAGCAAACAGAATCGTTTCGGTGGAAATAAGAGACGAAGATAGAAAATTTGTAGTTGAAAGCGTGAAAAACTGCCATGAGATTTTGAGGGGAAAGCAACCGAAGGCGAAAGTTTCAAAATCGTGCGAAAACTGCGACTACAAACAGATGTGTCTCGAATTCGATTAG
- a CDS encoding nucleotidyltransferase domain-containing protein — translation MVEKSDVARDFGFLKDRVLAVLIFGSSVKGKGRDVDVCIVAKDDPKKILKEVFSKVDASKYDVWIFEELPLYMKIEVIENHEIVFCKDELELYEYFYQFRKLWKDQKRRNTLSKEELKAMLSK, via the coding sequence ATGGTTGAGAAGAGTGACGTAGCGAGAGATTTCGGATTTCTGAAGGATAGAGTTCTGGCAGTTTTAATTTTCGGGTCCTCTGTTAAAGGGAAAGGGAGGGATGTCGATGTTTGCATCGTAGCTAAAGATGACCCGAAGAAGATTCTCAAGGAGGTTTTCTCCAAAGTCGATGCAAGCAAATACGATGTGTGGATATTCGAGGAGTTGCCTTTGTATATGAAGATTGAAGTGATCGAAAACCACGAGATAGTTTTTTGCAAGGATGAACTGGAACTTTACGAATACTTCTATCAATTCAGAAAGCTTTGGAAGGATCAGAAAAGGAGAAATACACTCAGCAAGGAAGAATTGAAGGCTATGCTGAGCAAGTGA
- a CDS encoding CRISPR-associated protein Csx11, with translation MSNDKLKKLVEHRDAILLAELGALIHDLGKLSEEFISNKSINNPLNIVNDGHAHLIFEWYEELTKNLKNLEIKINIIDSKGNYQINLYDFILNHHPQKDQVYDKESKKRTKDNKLLELFKGSADGIDSGVDKGAVVGKINRQPFTKTFISTSFGYEFERIEVEKESLKKYRNEFVNVLEQVLTEINSILSSREKIPVEKWINSRKKVIEKTKECFSHALGETRRSANDVTLWDHSYSVASLYKTALVEIILSNQWKNPRELKWRLLLIRFNGLDYIFKGVKIGDIEGRRAALVKSLDQIKELVEVIVPIGNEIYRDENGAVYLIPESFDGNVLKEKFKLEDENVEKNLYERILEIFEKETKGELSPKIEISKEKSRGAQILGFCLEKYTQTYNQPFLDYIKSQWDGKGNKVVCLICGLKPADRREKVCKDCESIRENRVEKWERNRKNKKTTIWIDEICDENGRVGIIVGSFDLKWWLNGMWLNTCFTKTLDCLKEGKPEIFANINSYDDLIRAVEEALTIDYPNQPLKSFKNSDGSNILVEKLLESLGGDSYHNQRANDYFEAIVLNREEDILKDMYDLNLDSLSNREKAQLLTLALMRKNPSFARIRRIWETCARFWKDVENEILSGLDERTRYNIILDESSKRILEDLINSETIKKGLAYEMRCRGFRVPIIIVNNKITVVEVLQTLKIKDEFEKAVKEGFEIWKPSEYGYHAEKVYPRTEDEPKLIGKALEKDSNYKPYIPILTNVPTVFVCLVPLKDSWEILKKIKTLYEIRFSKIQNRLPIKLGLIAFKRKFPLYIALDCVKRFLNENIEEYVWIIEESDRLLSEENCEKYIGKFGNYAQKVKIRSFQSYRHATIFMSYSLGDSDLEDRFYPYFIVEDQCTTLLYKDFSNKTLKKANIYFGLKHVKDLRKDDKIIFIPSIFDFEFLDSNVRRLDIGKERKHWMFIGSKNKPKPYLLWDIDNFERLRELIEKLRLTTTQVMNLYEMLMAKLEEWDIRNPPIELLNSSDENEKKIGEVFEKFVDNAIKDVPLRLEVVDGESNRGKISKDDFEFLKHSILTGLFFDFVDLWHTILKKGFGGEENA, from the coding sequence ATGAGTAATGATAAGTTGAAAAAGTTGGTTGAGCATCGGGATGCGATCTTATTGGCTGAGCTCGGAGCTTTGATTCACGATTTGGGGAAGTTGAGTGAGGAGTTTATAAGTAATAAGTCTATAAATAATCCTCTTAACATTGTTAATGATGGACATGCTCATTTGATCTTTGAATGGTACGAGGAACTTACGAAGAATTTAAAAAATCTAGAAATTAAAATAAATATAATAGATAGCAAAGGAAATTATCAAATAAACTTATATGACTTTATCTTAAATCACCACCCTCAGAAAGATCAAGTATATGATAAAGAGTCCAAAAAAAGAACAAAGGACAATAAGTTGTTAGAACTATTCAAAGGATCTGCCGATGGTATCGACTCGGGAGTAGACAAAGGTGCTGTTGTTGGTAAAATCAACAGACAACCTTTCACTAAAACATTTATTTCAACATCGTTTGGTTATGAGTTTGAAAGAATTGAAGTTGAAAAAGAATCGCTTAAAAAGTACAGAAATGAGTTTGTTAATGTCCTTGAACAAGTTCTTACGGAAATTAATAGTATTTTATCGTCAAGAGAAAAAATTCCGGTTGAAAAATGGATAAACTCGAGGAAAAAAGTAATTGAGAAGACAAAAGAATGTTTCAGTCATGCGTTAGGTGAAACGAGAAGATCAGCAAACGATGTAACGCTTTGGGATCATTCCTATTCTGTTGCATCTTTATACAAAACTGCTTTAGTTGAGATTATTTTATCTAATCAATGGAAAAATCCAAGGGAATTAAAATGGAGATTACTTTTAATCAGATTTAACGGGTTGGATTATATTTTTAAAGGTGTAAAAATTGGGGACATCGAAGGTAGAAGAGCAGCTTTAGTAAAATCGTTAGACCAAATTAAAGAATTAGTTGAAGTTATCGTTCCGATAGGAAACGAGATTTACAGAGATGAAAATGGCGCTGTTTATTTAATTCCAGAATCTTTTGATGGAAATGTATTAAAAGAAAAGTTTAAACTTGAAGATGAGAACGTTGAAAAGAATTTGTATGAAAGAATTTTGGAAATTTTTGAGAAGGAAACAAAAGGAGAATTGAGTCCAAAAATAGAGATTTCCAAAGAAAAAAGCAGAGGAGCTCAAATTTTAGGATTCTGCTTAGAAAAATATACGCAAACATATAATCAACCGTTCTTGGATTATATAAAATCGCAATGGGATGGTAAAGGAAATAAAGTGGTTTGCCTCATCTGCGGATTAAAACCAGCAGATCGTAGAGAAAAGGTTTGTAAGGATTGTGAATCGATAAGAGAGAATAGAGTAGAAAAATGGGAAAGAAATAGAAAAAATAAGAAAACTACGATCTGGATCGATGAGATATGCGACGAAAACGGAAGGGTAGGAATTATTGTCGGTTCTTTTGATCTAAAATGGTGGCTCAACGGTATGTGGCTTAACACATGTTTTACAAAGACCTTAGATTGTCTGAAAGAAGGAAAGCCAGAGATATTTGCTAACATAAATTCTTACGACGATCTTATCAGGGCTGTCGAAGAAGCCTTGACTATTGATTACCCTAATCAGCCTTTGAAATCGTTTAAAAATTCTGATGGAAGTAATATTCTCGTAGAAAAATTATTGGAATCTCTTGGTGGAGATTCGTATCACAACCAACGTGCTAATGATTATTTTGAGGCTATTGTATTAAATCGTGAGGAAGATATACTTAAGGATATGTATGATTTGAATTTGGATAGTTTATCTAACAGAGAAAAAGCCCAACTCCTAACCTTAGCCCTAATGAGAAAGAATCCTTCATTTGCAAGGATAAGAAGGATATGGGAAACTTGTGCAAGGTTCTGGAAAGATGTTGAAAATGAAATACTAAGTGGTTTAGATGAAAGAACCAGATATAACATCATACTCGACGAAAGTAGCAAAAGAATTCTTGAAGATTTGATAAATTCTGAGACAATAAAAAAAGGATTGGCCTATGAAATGAGATGTAGAGGATTTAGAGTTCCAATCATAATAGTTAACAATAAAATAACAGTTGTTGAAGTCTTACAAACTTTAAAAATAAAGGATGAATTCGAAAAAGCCGTTAAGGAAGGATTTGAGATATGGAAACCTTCGGAATACGGTTATCATGCAGAGAAAGTTTATCCAAGAACAGAAGACGAACCAAAATTAATAGGAAAGGCTCTGGAAAAAGATAGTAATTATAAACCCTATATACCAATCCTAACAAATGTACCAACGGTATTCGTTTGTTTGGTTCCTCTTAAAGATTCTTGGGAGATACTCAAGAAAATAAAGACATTGTACGAGATAAGATTTTCAAAGATTCAGAACAGACTTCCGATTAAGTTGGGGCTAATCGCTTTTAAAAGGAAGTTCCCGTTGTACATAGCTTTAGATTGTGTCAAGCGATTCTTAAACGAAAATATTGAGGAATACGTGTGGATAATAGAGGAATCCGATAGGTTGCTTTCTGAAGAAAATTGTGAAAAGTATATCGGGAAATTTGGTAACTACGCTCAAAAAGTAAAAATTAGATCATTCCAATCCTACAGACATGCGACAATTTTCATGAGTTATTCTCTTGGTGATTCTGACTTAGAAGATAGGTTTTATCCGTACTTCATAGTTGAAGATCAATGCACAACGCTACTCTACAAGGACTTCAGTAACAAGACGTTGAAGAAGGCTAATATCTATTTTGGATTAAAGCACGTTAAAGATTTAAGAAAAGATGATAAAATCATTTTCATTCCGTCAATCTTCGACTTCGAATTCCTCGACTCAAACGTAAGAAGACTCGATATCGGTAAAGAAAGAAAACACTGGATGTTTATTGGCTCAAAGAACAAACCGAAACCTTATCTCCTCTGGGACATAGACAACTTCGAAAGGTTGAGAGAACTCATCGAAAAGTTGAGATTGACGACTACTCAGGTGATGAACCTCTACGAAATGCTGATGGCAAAGCTTGAGGAATGGGATATTCGTAATCCTCCAATCGAACTGCTAAACAGTTCCGACGAGAATGAAAAGAAAATAGGAGAAGTTTTCGAGAAGTTTGTGGATAATGCAATAAAAGACGTTCCGTTAAGACTGGAGGTTGTCGATGGCGAATCGAATAGAGGTAAGATTTCAAAAGATGATTTCGAGTTTTTGAAGCACTCAATTTTAACGGGGTTATTTTTCGATTTTGTGGATTTGTGGCATACGATTTTGAAGAAGGGTTTTGGAGGTGAGGAGAATGCTTGA
- the cmr4 gene encoding type III-B CRISPR module RAMP protein Cmr4 has translation MLDSNNKGGNEICRVRKYFALAIDPIHVGTGGYRIGRVDNTIVREPATGIPKIPGTTIEGCCRSYAYLKIMENDKLRGKLRKRGFNYQCSKGKVSKEKGLEPCGVCPICITFGYARDSERDVEIEKDGQKVKKKIAKSMQAMALFSDARILFFPVATMIGPVWVTCPMVLREAGIKENSNDIPEPEDNKFVVPKVSDSEKTTINPPENMLNFGWLLLNQDTNKSTNVDNWVYRVDYTKETKKLSDVEILKDVLTRIVIVSDNLFATIVNSNLEVRTSVAIDPEKGAVEEGALFTYEAIPRGTVFWFDVVYQNPKNFPSLNGIETKSWDGNDKEPDFELIENTVNEVLKLFEYLGVGGMGSRGFGRLKVLGGKNGRE, from the coding sequence ATGCTTGATTCAAATAATAAAGGAGGAAACGAAATTTGCAGGGTGAGAAAATATTTCGCTTTAGCTATAGATCCAATCCATGTCGGAACGGGAGGGTATAGGATAGGTAGGGTGGACAACACGATAGTTAGGGAGCCAGCCACGGGAATCCCGAAGATTCCGGGAACGACCATCGAGGGTTGCTGTAGGAGCTATGCGTATTTGAAAATTATGGAAAACGATAAGTTAAGAGGAAAACTGAGAAAAAGGGGATTCAATTACCAATGTTCTAAAGGTAAAGTTAGTAAAGAGAAAGGATTAGAACCCTGCGGAGTGTGTCCCATATGTATAACTTTTGGATATGCAAGAGATTCCGAAAGAGATGTTGAAATCGAGAAAGATGGTCAAAAAGTAAAAAAGAAAATCGCTAAATCCATGCAAGCGATGGCATTGTTTTCGGATGCGAGAATTCTGTTCTTCCCAGTGGCTACTATGATTGGACCGGTTTGGGTTACATGCCCGATGGTTTTGAGGGAAGCTGGTATTAAAGAAAATTCGAACGATATTCCAGAACCGGAAGATAACAAATTCGTAGTTCCAAAGGTATCAGATTCGGAAAAGACCACAATAAATCCTCCTGAAAATATGTTAAACTTTGGGTGGCTTCTTTTAAATCAAGACACAAATAAATCGACAAATGTTGATAATTGGGTTTATAGGGTAGATTATACTAAAGAAACTAAAAAGTTAAGCGATGTCGAGATACTTAAGGATGTCTTGACAAGAATCGTCATCGTTTCAGACAATCTATTTGCGACGATTGTAAACTCAAATCTCGAAGTCAGAACTTCAGTGGCAATCGATCCGGAAAAAGGAGCGGTTGAGGAGGGAGCTTTGTTCACTTACGAAGCCATTCCGAGAGGAACTGTGTTCTGGTTCGACGTTGTATATCAGAATCCTAAGAACTTTCCATCCTTGAATGGTATTGAAACCAAGTCATGGGATGGTAACGATAAAGAGCCAGATTTTGAACTTATCGAAAATACGGTAAATGAAGTGTTAAAGTTGTTTGAATATTTGGGAGTTGGAGGAATGGGTTCGAGAGGATTTGGAAGGTTAAAAGTTTTAGGTGGTAAAAATGGCAGAGAGTAA
- a CDS encoding RAMP superfamily CRISPR-associated protein encodes MTKEKFVDIYSYFWDEKFGINFGNLERIIEKEEISWRAKLAKLNKNDKKAKSQYLSWFRNKKGKVDPILLIEKYNLLNKILGSGKNNLPKYSCLIEVHFKLKKPYISEDDDDFYIIDNPIVKDKVFKLPMVRSTTWKGALRFSAVKVFEDWIYENLNRLDKETIFKERVRITRLFGNEKGSQNEYLGKLCLLAIEGKLLENEKELKEKIDEINKEFENYLIRNGLISKDVPSRAGRLFFYPTFFDRVSLDVITPLRRDTKTPARGPIYFEIVPEKTTGIFRLLYFPFDLVARGEFDKIEKEAKEDLEIVAKAIRKMFYEIGFSAKKTSGFGTAEIEEIKINVGGAFSDGKEKLKGRFESVDEFRGKVEVNGDDC; translated from the coding sequence ATGACTAAAGAAAAATTTGTTGATATTTATTCGTATTTTTGGGATGAAAAGTTTGGGATAAATTTTGGCAATTTAGAACGAATAATAGAAAAGGAAGAAATTTCATGGAGAGCTAAGTTAGCTAAATTAAATAAAAATGATAAAAAAGCAAAATCACAATATCTTTCTTGGTTTAGAAACAAAAAAGGAAAAGTTGATCCCATCTTACTTATTGAAAAGTATAATCTATTAAATAAAATTTTAGGAAGTGGTAAAAATAATCTACCAAAATATTCTTGCCTGATAGAAGTTCACTTTAAACTCAAAAAACCTTACATCAGCGAAGACGACGATGACTTCTACATCATAGACAATCCGATTGTCAAAGACAAGGTGTTCAAGCTTCCGATGGTCAGATCGACAACTTGGAAAGGTGCTTTGAGATTTTCCGCAGTAAAAGTTTTTGAAGATTGGATTTACGAAAACTTAAACAGATTAGATAAAGAAACAATATTTAAAGAAAGAGTTAGGATAACAAGACTTTTTGGTAACGAAAAGGGTTCTCAAAATGAATATTTGGGAAAATTATGTTTGCTCGCAATAGAGGGTAAATTACTCGAGAATGAAAAGGAATTGAAGGAAAAGATAGATGAAATTAACAAGGAGTTTGAAAATTACCTCATAAGAAATGGCCTTATCTCGAAAGATGTACCTTCAAGAGCTGGGAGACTATTCTTTTATCCAACGTTCTTCGACAGAGTTTCCTTAGATGTTATAACTCCGCTAAGAAGAGACACAAAAACACCTGCGAGAGGACCGATTTACTTTGAAATCGTTCCAGAAAAGACTACTGGTATTTTCAGACTGCTGTATTTTCCTTTTGACTTAGTAGCAAGAGGTGAATTTGATAAGATCGAAAAAGAAGCAAAAGAAGACTTGGAAATAGTTGCTAAGGCTATACGTAAGATGTTCTACGAAATTGGTTTTTCAGCCAAAAAGACGAGCGGTTTTGGGACAGCAGAAATAGAAGAAATAAAGATCAACGTTGGTGGAGCTTTCAGTGACGGAAAGGAGAAATTAAAAGGAAGATTTGAAAGTGTAGACGAATTTAGAGGTAAAGTCGAGGTGAACGGGGATGACTGCTGA
- the cas4a gene encoding type I-A CRISPR-associated protein Cas4/Csa1 → MYYLDVIEVKRLTRDLLPRVRENQIDERLRGWNWFESPVRPYSDELLLPVWDVATSICPTKRDAWIRHKILKRSVPTTIQQAKGFIVHKIISSMFLKAKKLVYLGYEELRDELIKSAEENLKMELGEMSKNLEIREKDVEELKDFCMKIAKWQATRIESKVLEVKAKYPFLNEESLVQLSFPIATETVVDGSLLGLSKYLRADAAWMLGGIIFDVKLGRKEDWHRLQVAGYALAFESVFERPVDIGCTVYVSRAGEGIRVDRDFYIVDDYLRSSFLEKRDELQMTLLRDVEPDVADKCPRYCVFRSYCLK, encoded by the coding sequence ATGTATTACTTAGACGTTATTGAGGTAAAAAGATTGACGAGAGACCTTCTTCCGAGAGTTAGGGAAAATCAGATCGATGAAAGGCTCAGAGGCTGGAACTGGTTCGAGTCTCCGGTAAGACCGTATTCTGACGAGCTTTTGCTGCCAGTATGGGATGTCGCCACTTCAATCTGCCCTACAAAGAGAGACGCTTGGATAAGGCACAAAATTCTGAAAAGATCTGTTCCGACAACCATCCAGCAGGCTAAGGGTTTCATCGTTCACAAGATTATTTCTTCAATGTTCTTGAAAGCCAAGAAGCTCGTTTACCTCGGCTACGAGGAGCTTAGAGACGAACTTATAAAATCGGCTGAAGAAAACTTAAAGATGGAGCTTGGAGAAATGAGCAAGAATTTGGAAATAAGGGAGAAAGATGTTGAAGAACTCAAAGACTTCTGCATGAAAATAGCAAAGTGGCAGGCTACGAGGATCGAAAGCAAAGTCTTGGAAGTTAAAGCAAAGTATCCGTTTTTAAACGAAGAAAGCCTCGTTCAGCTGTCGTTTCCGATAGCTACGGAAACCGTCGTCGATGGAAGTTTGCTTGGCTTGAGTAAATACTTGAGGGCAGATGCTGCTTGGATGCTCGGAGGAATAATTTTTGACGTGAAGCTCGGCAGAAAAGAGGATTGGCACCGATTGCAAGTTGCCGGCTATGCCTTAGCCTTTGAAAGCGTTTTCGAAAGACCTGTAGATATCGGCTGCACCGTCTACGTTTCCAGAGCTGGCGAAGGAATCAGAGTTGACAGGGATTTTTACATCGTCGACGATTACCTCAGATCGAGTTTTTTGGAAAAAAGAGACGAGCTGCAGATGACTTTGCTTCGAGATGTCGAACCGGATGTAGCTGATAAATGTCCGAGGTACTGCGTTTTCAGGAGTTATTGTTTGAAGTAG
- a CDS encoding HEPN domain-containing protein, producing MKEEITKLIEKAERSLEVAKVLLERGDYDFAVSRAYYAMFYCAKAMLLSRGITTKRHSSTISLFCENFVKSGEFSEELASYLIDAFRKRQIGDCDVFVMPTREEGKDFVREVKRLLRESGGNE from the coding sequence ATGAAAGAAGAGATTACAAAGCTAATAGAGAAAGCGGAGAGAAGTTTAGAGGTCGCGAAGGTATTGCTTGAGAGAGGCGATTACGACTTCGCAGTCTCGAGGGCTTATTACGCCATGTTTTACTGTGCCAAAGCCATGTTGCTGAGTAGGGGAATAACGACGAAGAGACATTCGTCAACGATATCGCTTTTTTGCGAGAATTTTGTCAAATCTGGTGAGTTTTCGGAGGAGTTGGCTTCTTACTTAATAGATGCTTTTAGAAAGAGACAGATCGGAGATTGCGACGTTTTTGTCATGCCTACAAGAGAGGAGGGGAAAGATTTCGTTAGAGAAGTTAAGAGACTGCTTAGGGAGAGTGGTGGCAATGAGTAA
- the cmr1 gene encoding type III-B CRISPR module RAMP protein Cmr1, translated as MQIKIKTLTPIWTGNINRECTKLRETSIIGSLRWWFEAIVRGFGGRACDPNLGKCEYNGNEKDVCAVCKLFGTTNWAKRFKFEINQSFSKIYGGNLVISGGGNKNWYYPSGLISCDGSTNKIEQILPCHINEEKVETEPVLKVLLTFISKWGMMGGKTAIGYGVIRFEDENGEVLRVNGDIDAFFSYLEQKKKNGKNAENAPKLNEMFFAKFEVKENCIKNIFEKIEKSISERDGKKQFPSAILKCNGIEENINSAEDLLRRLKDCYGFIPSSALIRKELRNILRNKGEVNKYSTFLKRVPDDAQDKFLTQLRHFLMGELGRFSAIQISHIYWTGKNWEFRIWGWIPKNLDEILSSNPDKKSDITRDNLMIFIKNTLSDSEFWKNALGCSISGIVEYPNNGWNFIDLGSVGDVEKVKEAFKEMVMKND; from the coding sequence ATGCAAATTAAAATAAAAACATTAACTCCGATCTGGACTGGAAATATTAATAGAGAATGTACAAAGCTGAGGGAAACTTCTATAATCGGCTCTTTAAGGTGGTGGTTCGAAGCTATCGTTAGGGGATTTGGAGGTCGTGCTTGCGATCCTAATTTGGGTAAGTGTGAATACAACGGCAATGAAAAAGATGTTTGTGCTGTCTGTAAGCTGTTTGGAACTACGAACTGGGCTAAGAGATTCAAATTCGAAATTAATCAAAGTTTCAGCAAAATATATGGTGGTAATTTAGTAATTAGTGGCGGAGGTAATAAGAACTGGTATTATCCAAGTGGATTGATCAGTTGTGATGGTTCAACTAACAAAATTGAACAAATCTTGCCTTGTCATATTAATGAAGAGAAAGTAGAAACCGAGCCAGTTCTTAAAGTTTTGCTTACGTTTATTTCGAAGTGGGGCATGATGGGTGGAAAGACTGCGATTGGTTATGGAGTCATTAGATTCGAAGACGAAAACGGTGAAGTTCTAAGAGTTAATGGTGATATTGATGCGTTTTTCAGTTATTTAGAGCAAAAGAAGAAGAATGGAAAAAACGCTGAAAATGCACCTAAGTTAAATGAGATGTTCTTTGCAAAGTTTGAAGTTAAAGAGAACTGTATAAAAAACATCTTTGAAAAAATTGAAAAAAGTATCAGCGAAAGAGATGGAAAAAAGCAATTTCCTAGTGCAATACTTAAATGCAATGGAATTGAAGAAAATATAAACAGTGCGGAAGATCTTCTTAGAAGATTAAAAGATTGCTATGGTTTTATACCAAGCAGTGCATTGATTAGAAAAGAGTTAAGAAACATTCTTCGAAACAAAGGTGAAGTTAACAAATATTCTACATTTTTAAAAAGAGTTCCTGATGATGCTCAAGACAAATTTTTAACTCAACTTAGACATTTTCTTATGGGCGAACTCGGTAGATTCTCAGCAATTCAAATATCTCATATCTACTGGACTGGTAAAAACTGGGAATTTCGAATTTGGGGATGGATTCCTAAAAATTTAGATGAAATACTCAGCAGTAATCCAGATAAAAAATCTGATATAACAAGAGATAATTTAATGATATTTATAAAGAACACTTTAAGCGATTCAGAGTTCTGGAAAAATGCTTTGGGATGTTCTATTAGCGGAATTGTAGAATATCCAAATAACGGTTGGAATTTTATAGATTTAGGCAGTGTTGGGGATGTTGAAAAGGTAAAAGAAGCTTTCAAAGAAATGGTGATGAAAAATGACTAA
- a CDS encoding HEPN domain-containing protein yields the protein MDKLAKDYMRRAEIRLEVLKFLYEKGDYPDVVREAQEVVELALLSLNKTLKK from the coding sequence TTGGATAAACTTGCAAAAGATTATATGCGAAGAGCAGAAATAAGATTAGAGGTTCTGAAATTCCTTTACGAAAAAGGTGACTACCCGGATGTCGTCAGAGAAGCACAAGAAGTCGTTGAACTTGCCTTACTCTCGTTAAACAAAACGTTGAAAAAATAG
- the cas2 gene encoding CRISPR-associated endonuclease Cas2, which yields MKVLVVYDIANDSLRNKIAEILKDFGLKRIQKSAFIGFLTSEERKDLERVLSRKSLEGNDRIDIFPICDRDLRFHSRIKHDGVYYGEKWE from the coding sequence ATGAAGGTTCTCGTCGTTTACGATATAGCTAACGACAGCCTGAGAAACAAGATAGCTGAGATTCTGAAGGATTTCGGATTAAAAAGGATTCAGAAGAGTGCTTTTATCGGCTTTTTAACGAGCGAAGAGAGAAAGGATTTGGAGAGGGTTTTATCGAGGAAGAGCTTGGAAGGAAACGATAGAATTGATATCTTTCCTATATGCGATAGAGATTTGCGTTTTCATTCGAGGATAAAACACGACGGAGTTTACTACGGAGAAAAATGGGAGTAA
- a CDS encoding nucleotidyltransferase domain-containing protein, with the protein MTAEIIEILKEFKRELTKILGDKLVDVVLFGSYARGGYNEESDVDVLIVVKEKTSIEEENKISKLCLKFLMKYRIVVSAITYPKEIFDLNSSFAREVRRMGVRV; encoded by the coding sequence ATGACTGCTGAGATTATTGAGATACTCAAGGAGTTTAAACGTGAACTGACAAAAATCTTGGGAGATAAATTGGTGGATGTTGTCCTCTTCGGCTCTTACGCGAGAGGTGGTTACAATGAAGAGTCAGATGTCGACGTTTTGATAGTTGTGAAGGAAAAAACCAGTATTGAAGAGGAGAATAAAATTTCAAAACTGTGTTTGAAGTTTCTTATGAAGTATAGAATCGTTGTATCAGCCATAACATATCCGAAGGAAATATTCGATTTAAATTCGTCTTTTGCAAGGGAGGTTAGGAGAATGGGTGTAAGAGTATGA
- a CDS encoding HEPN domain-containing protein has protein sequence MSFYGAEDFIQLEEYTAEDALQAIEDAEFVVRIVSKVFER, from the coding sequence TTGAGTTTTTACGGAGCAGAGGATTTTATTCAACTGGAAGAATACACGGCAGAGGATGCTTTACAGGCTATAGAGGATGCTGAATTCGTAGTCAGAATAGTTTCTAAGGTTTTTGAAAGGTAA
- a CDS encoding DUF86 domain-containing protein has translation MDEKRIARYLDKLNHIEERLNDIKEWIDEALEDKKTRLAVYKAAQEAIEATCDIIAMYLKDNRIPPKDDYTNIEKWGELTKQKDLADCLKIANGLRNRLVHHYNGLNDALAIESIKDIFPCIERFVKEVRGWLRRVT, from the coding sequence GTGGACGAAAAAAGAATTGCTCGATATTTGGACAAGCTGAACCACATCGAAGAGAGGCTGAACGACATAAAAGAATGGATTGATGAGGCGTTAGAGGACAAAAAGACGAGGCTTGCCGTCTACAAAGCTGCGCAGGAAGCGATAGAGGCTACGTGCGATATCATTGCTATGTATTTAAAAGATAACCGCATACCTCCGAAAGACGATTACACGAACATCGAAAAGTGGGGCGAATTGACAAAGCAAAAAGATTTGGCAGATTGCCTTAAAATAGCCAATGGGCTTAGGAATAGGCTTGTTCACCATTACAACGGGCTGAATGATGCTTTGGCTATTGAATCGATTAAGGACATCTTCCCCTGTATCGAAAGGTTTGTGAAGGAGGTAAGGGGATGGTTGAGAAGAGTGACGTAG